Proteins encoded together in one Impatiens glandulifera chromosome 1, dImpGla2.1, whole genome shotgun sequence window:
- the LOC124918201 gene encoding phosphoenolpyruvate/phosphate translocator 1, chloroplastic-like, with the protein MQSTAFTFSPSIFIPKSRNLSTPFNRFDPISVPSPSRSLRFTSKHSSSTRFPSIRSFSSLNGWISTPSPIPEPESDSIVVQAAESAGETESSNSLASTLQLGSLFGLWYLFNIYFNIYNKQVLKVFPFPITVTTVQFAVGSLLVVTMWTLNLYKRPKFNGAQLAAILPLALVHTLGNVFTNMSLGKVAVSFTHTIKAMEPFFSVVLSAMFLGETPSLGVVSSLLPIVGGVALASMTEASFNWAGFWSAMASNLTNQSRNVLSKKFMVKKEESLDNINLFSFITIMSFILLAPVTIFMEGIKVTPVYLQSAGLNVKQVYIRSIIAALCFHAYQQVSYMILQRVSPITHSVGNCVKRVVVIVSSVFFFRTPVSPINSLGTGIALAGVFLYSRVKKAKPKKA; encoded by the exons ATGCAGAGCACCGCGTTCACTTTCTCTCCCTCAATCTTCATCCCCAAATCTAGGAATCTTTCCACTCCTTTCAACAGATTCGATCCTATTTCTGTACCATCTCCTTCCAGATCGCTACGTTTCACCTCAAAACACTCCTCCTCTACTCGATTTCCGTCGATTCGTTCTTTTTCATCATTAAACGGATGGATATCGACTCCATCTCCGATTCCAGAGCCAGAATCGGACAGCATTGTCGTTCAAGCAGCAGAAAGCGCCGGAGAGACTGAGAGTTCAAACAGCTTAGCCAGCACCTTACAGCTTGGTTCTCTTTTCGGTCTGTGGTACCTTTTcaacatatattttaacatcTATAACAAACAG GTGCTCAAAGTGTTTCCATTTCCAATAACAGTCACTACTGTCCAGTTTGCTGTTGGGAGTTTGCTTGTAGTCACAATGTGGACCTTGAATCTCTATAAGAGGCCAAAGTTTAATGGGGCACAG CTTGCTGCAATTTTGCCACTGGCTTTGGTTCACACTTTGGGTAATGTTTTTACAAACATGAGTCTTGGAAAAGTTGCCGTTTCTTTCACTCATACCATTAAAGCCATGGAGCCATTTTTCTCAGTTGTCCTTTCTGCCATGTTCTTGGGGGAG ACTCCTAGTCTTGGGGTAGTTTCTTCACTTCTTCCTATTGTGGGTGGAGTTGCATTGGCATCTATGACAGAGGCCTCTTTTAATTG GGCAGGTTTCTGGAGTGCTATGGCGTCAAACTTGACCAACCAATCCCGCAATGTCCTTAGCAAAAAGTTCATGGTCAAGAAAGAG GAATCCTTGGACAACATTAATCTTTTCTCTTTCATCAcaatcatgtctttcatcttgTTGGCTCCAGTTACCATTTTTATGGAAGGGATCAAAGTTACACCGGTGTACCTACAATCCGCT GGATTGAATGTCAAACAGGTTTACATTAGGTCTATTATCGCTGCACTTTGCTTCCATGCCTATCAGCAG GTATCCTACATGATTTTGCAGAGGGTATCCCCTATAACACACTCGGTGGGTAATTGTGTAAAGCGGGTTGTAGTGATTGTTTCATCAGTGTTCTTCTTCAGGACACCAGTCTCACCCATAAACTCTTTgg GGACTGGAATTGCGTTGGCTGGAGTGTTCCTTTACTCGAGAGTGAAGAAGGCCAAGCCCAAGAAAGCATGA
- the LOC124912766 gene encoding probable BOI-related E3 ubiquitin-protein ligase 3, which produces MFIAFSTLNDFFFFFIRRPTNERNSPQNQQQFNHRNQILLLLHHLSTYLNLNLSFFIPSRNMHQGNGINPIFPFLLDENGLPYNTDGSTQLQPFQAVAPVNYNTDGYNFNVNNSTIQIPEFNSWQQQQQQQNLPTSMIMNTDHMSMGSGLNTRSSNNNSIGNDCGTIKAPQPHLFFINDAMKRVFDRHSEEVDNYIRTQAADLKNNINQLLQKQKVSVLSSMKIGVLQRLQAKEVEMMNMNQKNKVLEERIKQLTNETESWQTRAKHNESLFYAMKSQLEQCFIYNDHLQGKEGNGDNNKVDDASSSNYHHHSNYCRSCGFGDISVLLLPCRHLCLCEKCDVIVDVCPVCLVTKNTSLKVLAP; this is translated from the exons ATGTTTATTGCATTTTCAACTTTGAacgatttcttcttcttcttcatccgaCGACCGACGAACGAACGAAACTCGCCTCAAAATCAGCAACAGTTTAATCATCGAAATCAgatacttcttcttcttcatcacctcTCTACTTACTTAAACCTAAATCTCTCCTTCTTCATCCCTTCAAG AAACATGCATCAAGGAAATGGAATCAATCCGATATTTCCCTTCCTACTTGATGAAAACGGTTTGCCCTATAATACCGATGGATCGACTCAGTTGCAACCGTTCCAAG CAGTAGCTCCTGTTAATTACAACACTGATGGTTACAACTTCAATGTGAATAATTCTACAATACAAATACCAGAATTTAACTCAtggcagcagcagcagcagcagcaaaaTCTTCCAACATCTATGATTATGAATACAGATCATATGTCAATGGGATCGGGACTCAACACTCGTAGTAGTAATAATAATTCTATTGGGAATGACTGTGGAACCATAAAAGCTCCTCAACCTCATTTATTCTTTATCAATGATGCAATGAAAAGGGTGTTTGATAGACATAGTGAAGAAGTAGACAACTATATCAGAACTCAG GCAGCAGATTTGAAGAATAATATAAACCAGTTATTACAGAAACAAAAAGTTTCGGTTCTCAGTAGTATGAAGATAGGAGTTTTGCAGAGGTTACAAGCGAAAGAAGTTGAAATGATGAACATGAATCAGAAGAACAAGGTGTTAGAAGAGAGAATTAagcaattaacaaatgaaacTGAGTCTTGGCAGACTAGAGCTAAACATAACGAGTCACTCTTCTACGCGATGAAAAGTCAATTAGAACAGTGTTTCATATATAATGATCATTTGCAAGGAAAAGAAGGTAATGGGGATAACAACAAAGTGGATGATGCATCCTCTTCGAACTATCATCATCATTCGAATTATTGTAGAAGTTGTGGATTTGGAGATATCTCTGTCTTGCTATTGCCTTGTAGGCATTTATGTCTTTGCGAAAAATGTGATGTGATCGTTGACGTTTGCCCTGTTTGTCTGGTAACGAAAAACACAAGTTTGAAAGTGTTGGCGCCTTGA
- the LOC124918211 gene encoding uncharacterized protein LOC124918211 gives MHSLNMKLIADLNGGKSRSWPCKFSRESVDLGVTRRHRLRYGYHMRNCKIVVTCSSERSGGSGGVGGGNGGVDSESTSESRSSFLARSQSYALLKQQMEVAAKSEDYKEAARIRDSLKAFEDEEPVLRLRNLLNDAIAEERFADAARYRDELKDISPHFLLRCSSDATTLGIRVQVRSVYIEGRSQPSKGQYFYAYRIRITNNSDRPVQLLRRHWIITDANGRTENVWGVGVIGEQPVILPNTGFEYSSACPLCTSSGRMEGDFEMKHIDRVGSKTFNVAIAPFSLSTFGDDTQTF, from the exons ATGCATTCTCTGAATATGAAACTGATTGCAGATCTCAATGGCGGGAAATCAAGATCCTGGCCTTGTAAATTCAGCAGAGAAAGTGTGGATCTTGGTGTAACGCGGCGGCATCGATTGAGATACGGTTATCATATGAGGAATTGCAAGATCGTCGTCACATGTTCTTCAGAAAGAAGCGGCGGTTCTGGCGGTGTTGGCGGTGGTAACGGCGGCGTCGATAGCGAAAGCACGAGTGAAAGCCGAAGTTCGTTTCTTGCCAGGAGTCAGAGTTATGCTCTACTAAAGCAGCAAATGGAGGTCGCGGCGAAATCTGAG GATTATAAAGAGGCTGCTAGGATAAGAGATTCATTGAAAGCATTTGAGGATGAAGAACCTGTTTTGCGTCTTCGAAATTTGTTGAATGATGCCATTGCTGAAGAAAGATTTGCG GATGCAGCTAGATACCGCGATGAATTGAAAGACATTTCTCCCCATTTTCTCCTGAGATGCTCAAGCGACGCCACAACCTTG GGAATACGAGTCCAAGTAAGAAGTGTTTATATAGAAGGGAGGAGTCAACCTTCAAAAGGGCAGTATTTCTATGCATATAGAATAAGGATCACTAATAACTCGGACCGCCCTGTTCAACTTCTCAGACGGCATTGGATCATAACAGATGCAAATGGAAGAACCGAAAATGTCTG GGGTGTTGGTGTTATTGGGGAACAGCCGGTTATACTTCCCAATACCGGTTTTGAGTATTCATCAGCATGCCCATTATGCACATCATCTGGCAGAATG GAGGGTGATTTTGAGATGAAGCATATTGACAGGGTGGGATCAAAGACATTCAATGTGGCTATCGCTCCGTTTTCACTTTCCACATTTGGCGATGATACCCAAACATTTTAG